A window of Roseobacter fucihabitans genomic DNA:
AACACCGCATGCGCCGCCTGCCCGACAGCCCCGAACGCATTGCGCGCGGTATCTGGGGCGGCGTCTTTGCCACCTTCACACCGTTTTACGGATTTCATTTCTTCATCGCAGCGGGAATCGCCATTTTGCTGCGTGGCAATGTGATCGCCTCGCTGATGGCGACCTTCTTTGGCAATCCGCTGACCTATGTGCCGATTGCGGCGGCGGCTCTGTCCACAGGCCATTGGATTCTGGGCGATCGTATGGACGAACAGCTGCCGCGTTCTTTTGGCGGTAAATTTCTCGATGCAGGCGCTGATCTCAGGGATAATTTCATGTCCATGTTCACCGACGCGACGGCGGATTGGACGCGCCTGTCGGTATTTTACGACGAGATTTTCTTTCCCTATATGGTCGGGGGCATCCTGCCGGGAATCTTCTTTGCGACGCTGTGTTATTATCTTTCCGTCCCCGTGATCCGCGTGTATCAAAAACGCCGCAGGGGGATGATCAAGGCCAAACTTGACGCCCTGAAACTAAAAACTGCCGCAAAAGCGGATGCAAAACGCAAAGCGGAACACTCGACCGGGGACTAACCTGCGATGGGTTT
This region includes:
- a CDS encoding DUF2062 domain-containing protein, with amino-acid sequence MVFKRRDPKSWPRATVELLWPRGGWARAFHYVKHRMRRLPDSPERIARGIWGGVFATFTPFYGFHFFIAAGIAILLRGNVIASLMATFFGNPLTYVPIAAAALSTGHWILGDRMDEQLPRSFGGKFLDAGADLRDNFMSMFTDATADWTRLSVFYDEIFFPYMVGGILPGIFFATLCYYLSVPVIRVYQKRRRGMIKAKLDALKLKTAAKADAKRKAEHSTGD